The following coding sequences are from one Capsicum annuum cultivar UCD-10X-F1 chromosome 3, UCD10Xv1.1, whole genome shotgun sequence window:
- the LOC107863384 gene encoding nonsense-mediated mRNA decay factor SMG7, with protein sequence MRQSLKDEKVEASISKENTSNISEIFKNFSTGFDRLNGILFTRTSLETFEEVLLMVKNDLLELLSSGSDEKYSFGSDAADSKLAIIRLVAILIFTIHNVIRESDNQLYDEILQR encoded by the exons ATGAGGCAGTCTCTGAAAGATGAAAAGGTTGAAGCAAGTATATCGAAGGAAAATACTTCAAATATATCTGAAATCTTCAAAAACTTTAGCACTGGATTCGATCGGTTGAACGGTATTCTCTTCACGCGCACTAG CTTGGAGACTTTTGAAGAAGTGTTGTTGATGGTTAAGAATGATCTGCTTGAGCTTCTCTCTTCTGGGTCTGATGAGAAGTATAGTTTTGGTTCAGATGCTGCTGACTCCAAACTGGCAATTATCAGGCTCGTGGCCATCTTAATATTCACCATCCATAATGTGATTAGGGAAAGTGATAATCAGTTATATGATGAGATTCTGCAGAGATGA